The following are encoded together in the Malaya genurostris strain Urasoe2022 chromosome 3, Malgen_1.1, whole genome shotgun sequence genome:
- the LOC131433690 gene encoding mitochondrial thiamine pyrophosphate carrier-like, whose translation MDREKDDKSSNMGIAGGFAACVTRFICQPLDVLKIRFQLQVEPLSEDHMTSKYRTIVQSTRLVYQEEGLRAFWKGHNPAQVLSIIYGVSQFSSYEHCNHLLRKIQTFEEHQNVRNFLCGALSGTVATVITLPIDVVRTRLISQDINRGYKNSVQGLKIIYRYEGVKGLYRGLGPAVLQIAPLTGGQFMFYNIFGSMFRQYFNINSRETLPAIELFICGGLAGLCTKLLVYPLDLAKKRLQIQGFAKSRQTFGRHFVCHNTFNCMYNIVKQEGFVGLYKGLHPALLKACFMSAFYFAIYDEMMWILNH comes from the coding sequence ATGGATCGTGAAAAGGATGATAAGTCTTCCAATATGGGAATCGCTGGTGGATTCGCTGCCTGTGTTACACGGTTCATATGTCAACCGTTGGATGTGCTGAAAATTCGATTTCAGTTGCAAGTAGAACCGCTCAGCGAAGACCACATGACTTCTAAATACCGCACTATTGTGCAATCAACGAGACTGGTCTATCAAGAAGAAGGTTTGCGTGCCTTTTGGAAGGGTCACAACCCTGCCCAGGTGCTTTCGATCATCTATGGTGTATCTCAGTTTTCTTCCTATGAGCATTGCAATCATCTATTGAGGAAAATTCAAACATTCGAGGAACATCAGAACGTGAGAAATTTTTTATGTGGTGCCCTCAGTGGCACTGTGGCAACTGTAATAACGCTACCAATAGATGTGGTTCGGACACGACTAATATCGCAAGACATTAATCGAGGGTACAAGAACTCTGTGCAAGGATTGAAAATAATCTACAGGTATGAGGGAGTAAAAGGATTATATCGAGGATTAGGACCAGCTGTTCTTCAGATAGCTCCTTTAACGGGTGGCCAGTTtatgttttacaatatttttggaAGTATGTTCCGGCAGTATTTCAATATAAATTCACGCGAAACGCTCCCGGCAATTGAGCTCTTCATTTGTGGCGGACTAGCCGGGTTATGCACAAAACTGCTGGTGTACCCACTAGATCTAGCCAAAAAGAGACTGCAGATACAGGGATTCGCCAAAAGTCGACAAACGTTCGGTCGGCATTTTGTCTGTCACAACACGTTTAACTGCATGTACAACATAGTCAAGCAGGAAGGATTCGTGGGGTTGTACAAGGGATTGCATCCGGCACTATTGAAAGCATGCTTCATGTCCGCCTTCTATTTTGCAATATATGATGAGATGATGTGGATTCTGAATCACTGA